From a single Pyruvatibacter sp. genomic region:
- a CDS encoding enoyl-CoA hydratase-related protein, with product MELKSTRYDVTDGIATITLHRPERMNAWTGRMHTEYRHSLEHAEADTAVRVIVVTGAGRAFCAGADMQALEGHAAKGGYDSGTRDDIPRPGFGVRPEFDQNFAYHFGLTKPVIAAINGAAAGVGLVLACFADIRFAVPGAKLTTAHGRFNMPAEYGLSWLLPRIVGLARANDLLMSSRVFLTDEAYAMGLVNRLVAPDALMAEVTAYARTLADGVAPHSLAATKRQIYVDQHRDVGASVAEADRLLDEMVAEPDYQESVRAWMEKRKAKWTWPDK from the coding sequence ATGGAGCTTAAATCCACGCGCTACGATGTGACCGACGGCATTGCGACCATCACGTTGCACCGGCCTGAACGGATGAATGCGTGGACCGGGCGGATGCATACGGAATACCGCCACTCGCTTGAGCATGCGGAGGCTGATACGGCGGTGCGGGTGATTGTGGTCACGGGCGCGGGGCGGGCGTTTTGTGCCGGCGCTGACATGCAGGCGCTTGAGGGCCATGCGGCCAAGGGCGGATACGACTCAGGCACGCGCGACGATATTCCCAGGCCCGGCTTTGGCGTGCGGCCTGAGTTTGACCAGAACTTTGCCTATCACTTTGGCCTCACCAAGCCGGTGATCGCGGCCATCAACGGCGCTGCTGCCGGTGTTGGTCTCGTGCTGGCGTGCTTTGCGGACATCCGGTTTGCGGTGCCCGGTGCCAAGCTGACGACGGCGCATGGTCGTTTCAACATGCCCGCCGAATACGGCTTGTCATGGCTGTTGCCGCGCATTGTCGGGCTGGCGCGGGCCAATGACCTGTTGATGTCGAGCCGGGTATTTTTGACCGACGAGGCGTATGCGATGGGGCTTGTTAACCGGCTTGTCGCGCCTGATGCGCTGATGGCTGAGGTCACGGCTTATGCCCGCACGCTGGCTGACGGCGTTGCGCCGCATTCGCTGGCGGCCACCAAGCGGCAGATCTATGTAGATCAGCATCGCGACGTCGGGGCTTCCGTTGCAGAAGCCGATCGTCTGCTGGATGAGATGGTGGCGGAGCCTGACTACCAGGAGTCGGTGCGGGCGTGGATGGAGAAGCGCAAGGCCAAGTGGACCTGGCCGGACAAGTAG
- a CDS encoding MIP/aquaporin family protein yields the protein MSDITLSRRLAAEAAGTAILVGTVIGSGIMGAALSVGNDAVALLGNTIATGAILVVLILVFGPVSGAHFNPAVTFAFWLRREITLVAALAYVGFQIAGGLLGTGLAHAMFELDIVQASTHVREGPPQWLGEFLATFALLASILALLKTRPEAIPYAVGLVITAGYWWTSSTSFANPAVTIARAFTDTFAGIRPDDVLPFIAAQMIAAASAVGFFGWLYKHR from the coding sequence ATGAGCGACATCACACTTTCGCGTCGTCTGGCTGCTGAAGCGGCAGGCACGGCCATTCTGGTTGGCACGGTCATCGGCTCCGGCATCATGGGCGCAGCGCTTTCCGTGGGAAACGACGCGGTGGCGTTGTTGGGCAATACGATTGCCACGGGTGCCATTCTAGTGGTGCTGATCTTGGTGTTTGGGCCTGTGTCGGGCGCGCATTTCAATCCGGCGGTGACATTCGCATTTTGGCTCAGGCGTGAAATCACGCTTGTGGCAGCGCTTGCCTATGTGGGGTTTCAGATTGCCGGCGGGCTTTTGGGCACCGGGCTGGCGCATGCGATGTTTGAGCTCGACATCGTCCAGGCATCCACCCATGTGCGTGAAGGCCCGCCTCAGTGGCTGGGTGAGTTTCTGGCCACGTTTGCGTTGTTGGCGTCCATTCTGGCGCTGCTGAAAACGCGACCGGAGGCTATTCCCTACGCGGTGGGACTGGTGATTACGGCGGGCTACTGGTGGACATCGTCCACCTCGTTTGCCAACCCGGCGGTGACGATTGCACGGGCATTTACCGACACGTTTGCGGGCATCCGTCCCGATGACGTGCTGCCGTTTATCGCCGCGCAGATGATTGCCGCAGCGTCTGCCGTTGGTTTCTTCGGGTGGTTGTACAAGCACCGCTAG
- a CDS encoding CoA-acylating methylmalonate-semialdehyde dehydrogenase encodes MSNELHHFINGAKVAGTSGRFYDVFNPNTGDVQALTPLASADETRAGIAAAEAAFPGWSQVNPQRRARVMFEFKRLVEANMNELAELLSNQHGKVIADSKGDIQRGIEVIEFACGIPHLQKGEFTEGAGPGIDMYSMRQPLGVCAGITPFNFPAMIPMWMFGVAIACGNTFVCKPSEKDPGVPLRLAELMMEAGAPAGVLNVVNGGKDAVDTLLTDPRVEAISFVGASATAEYIYATGAAHGKRVQAMGGAKNHAIILPDADLDGVVNDLIGAGYGSAGERCMAISVAVPVGDDTAERLIEKLVPRVEALKVGTSTDPDADYGPVVTAEHREKIKSYIDMGVAEGAELLVDGREFSLQGYEGGFFMGGSLFDKVTPDMTSYQEEIFGPVLQIARAKTPEEAIALPSKHQYGNGVAIFTEDGNAARNFASKVNVGMVGINVPIPVPLAYHSFGGWKRSAFGDTNQHGTEGVKFWTKVKTVTARWSRGNEGASFVIPTMK; translated from the coding sequence ATGTCGAACGAGCTTCATCACTTCATCAACGGCGCGAAAGTCGCGGGCACCAGCGGCAGGTTTTATGATGTGTTCAACCCCAACACCGGTGACGTTCAGGCGCTGACGCCGCTTGCCTCCGCTGACGAAACGCGCGCGGGCATTGCGGCGGCTGAAGCAGCCTTCCCCGGCTGGTCGCAGGTCAACCCGCAGCGTCGGGCGCGGGTGATGTTTGAGTTCAAGCGGCTGGTTGAAGCCAATATGAATGAGCTGGCGGAGTTGCTCTCTAATCAGCATGGCAAGGTCATCGCCGACAGCAAGGGAGACATTCAACGCGGCATTGAGGTGATCGAGTTTGCGTGCGGCATTCCGCATCTGCAAAAGGGCGAGTTCACTGAAGGCGCGGGGCCGGGCATCGACATGTATTCCATGCGCCAACCGCTTGGGGTGTGTGCGGGCATCACGCCGTTTAATTTCCCGGCGATGATCCCGATGTGGATGTTTGGTGTGGCAATTGCCTGCGGCAACACGTTTGTGTGCAAGCCTTCCGAAAAAGACCCCGGCGTGCCGCTGCGGCTGGCTGAACTGATGATGGAGGCCGGTGCGCCTGCGGGCGTGCTCAATGTTGTGAACGGCGGCAAGGATGCGGTGGATACGCTGCTGACGGACCCGCGGGTTGAAGCCATCAGCTTTGTGGGCGCGTCGGCGACGGCTGAATATATTTATGCAACGGGTGCCGCCCACGGCAAGCGCGTGCAGGCGATGGGCGGCGCCAAGAATCACGCGATCATTCTGCCGGATGCTGATCTTGACGGCGTGGTGAATGATTTGATTGGCGCAGGCTACGGCTCTGCCGGTGAGCGCTGCATGGCCATTTCGGTCGCAGTGCCTGTGGGCGACGACACAGCGGAGCGGCTGATTGAAAAGCTGGTGCCGCGCGTTGAGGCACTCAAGGTGGGCACATCCACTGATCCGGATGCGGACTATGGCCCGGTGGTAACAGCCGAACATCGCGAGAAGATCAAGAGCTATATCGACATGGGTGTAGCGGAAGGCGCGGAGCTTCTGGTTGATGGCCGCGAGTTTTCGCTGCAGGGCTATGAAGGTGGTTTCTTCATGGGCGGATCGCTGTTCGACAAGGTGACGCCGGACATGACTTCGTATCAGGAAGAGATCTTTGGTCCGGTGTTGCAGATTGCCCGCGCAAAGACACCTGAAGAAGCGATTGCCCTGCCGTCAAAGCATCAATACGGCAACGGTGTTGCGATCTTTACTGAGGACGGCAACGCGGCGCGCAACTTTGCCTCAAAGGTGAATGTCGGCATGGTCGGCATCAATGTGCCGATCCCGGTGCCGCTGGCGTATCATTCATTCGGCGGCTGGAAGCGATCCGCGTTCGGTGACACCAACCAGCACGGCACCGAGGGTGTGAAGTTCTGGACCAAGGTCAAGACTGTGACGGCGCGCTGGTCGCGCGGCAATGAAGGCGCGAGCTTCGTCATTCCGACCATGAAATAG